aaaaaaaaaaaaaaaaactcttaattattatttcttttaattcacaGGAACAAAGTGTAGTCTCTGTGGCTTCCACACACTGGGTGCTTTTCTGCCTGTACTTTTCTCCCTTCCTGGGATGTCCAATAGGATTAGAGAGAGGAATGAGACTCAGTTGTTTCCCTCCAATCTCTCTGCCTGGATCACCAGGAAGAAAAAATGGAAGGTTAGAGTATTGGCTAGTTGCTTGTGAATGGAGTCTCACCACTCAGATacataaataagataaaataggGCTTGTATGGGTCTATATCAAGACTTTTCTCTGCTAcatgttattttccatttaataggATTGACAACATTCTATTTAAAAATTGGATAGATTTTCATAAAacggaaaacagaaaaagaagagggagaaagagtaGGGGAAGAAAAATTTTACTGTGTGGACTGAGACATCTTTTAGAATATTCCGTTTATTCATGCTTGAGTTTCTTCACATAAGTTTCACTTTAACCTCTCTGCCATGTATTTGAGAGTACAATGACTGAATATTTTATGGAGTTGTATTTCAACAATAAACTGGCAACTTCAATAATGATTCCAACTCTGATTAGAAAATCATAATTGAGCATTAAGTGTCAAAATTCCAGTGGATGAAGGATATGGGACTCAGACCTTTTCCCAGGCTCTGTCCCCTACAGgagagctgaatttttttttttttttttttttttttgcaccttcTTTGGTTCAAAATACCAGACAGAAGCAGAAGAATCTGTTCCTCTTCTTGGGATTTGAGGAGTTCATCCAAAATTAGTTGAATAAGGCCATGGTTTATAGGAGTCTTTGTGGCATGAATATTGTGGTCACAGGCTTTTCTATGATTAGCAATTTATTTTGCagaacactttggaaatctgagACATGGAAACATTATTTCCTGTAGAAATGGAGATTTCACGTCGAGCTATCCTGGAATGATGACTATTATTACCTAGACTTCAGGGATACTTATGATTCTATactttgtggtgcagtggttatgcacttaacttctaaacaaaaggctggtggtttgaactcaccagctgctccacaggagaaagttgtggcaattTGCTTTCGTAAAGACTGCACcattggaagccatatggggtagttttactctgtcttataggatccctttgagttggaatcaactcaacagcaatagttaTACCTTGATAATAAGAGCGTGTGGTTGATTTTTCTATTGGGAAAGCAAATGTTAACAATTAGTAGAAAAAATGAATACACATTGATTGTCACGACTCAAACAACTATCCTTTATTCATATATCTTATAGAAATTCTCACTTGTGTGAATGGACAGAGGCATAAGAATTTTTGTAGGATTGTCCtaataagaaatcaaaaaataaaatgaagttccTCCCCCAAGTAATACTATGCTTTATTTAAACTAGGTTTTAGCAAGAGGAATGTGCTTCACACAGAGACTTAAAATACAATGTTGTGGGAAATGACATTTCAAGAACAATACTCATACTGTGATACTAGTTAggtaagtttttaagaaaactaTTTAGGGATATGTAAATCAATGCTAACATTATGGAAATATTGTCAGGTAAATATTCCCCCTAAATTCATGTCAGTGGTTGCCTTTGGGGATGGGTATTCTGGAGAATAGGATCAGCACGGATTGGAGAAAAATTAAATGTTAATGgggatattttaaatatttgtaaagtATGAGTCCTAAAGCAAATATTATTAAACATTTACATATTTAATAGAGGTACTGggtattaatgataataataatagctaaccttAATGGAGCATTTACTAAGTGCATGGCAATATCCTAAGGCAGTGATTCACACTTGTTGTATATTAGGATCACCAAGGGTCTCATGTGTTGGGATTCTGATTTAACTACTTTTAGGCTGTGGCTCCACcacatactgtggtggcttgtgtgttgctgtgatactggaagctttgccaccagtatttcaaatatcagcagggtcacccttggtggacaggtttcagtggagcttccagactaagacagactaggaagaaagatctggcagtctatggatctggcagtctaattctgaaaacattggccaatgaaaaccttatgggtagcagcagaacattttctgattcagtgccagaagatgagctcctcaggttggaaggcagtccaaatatgactggggaagagctgctttctCAAAGTGGAACTGACCTTAATGATGGGGATGGAGTCacgctttcgggaccttcatttgctgatgtgacacaactcaaaatgagatgaaacagctgcatATATCAATTAATAAGTGgactgtggaatgtacaaagtatgaatctaggaaaattggaagttgtcaaaaaataaatggaacgcataaacattgatatcctaagcattagtgagctgagatggactggtatgggccattctgaatcagacaatcatatggtctactatgctgagaatgacaaattgaagaggaatcgtgtagtattcatcatcaaaaagaacatttcaagatatatcctgaagtacaacactgtcagtgataggataatatccttatgcctccaaggaacaccagttaatatgattttattcaaatttacacaaaaaccactaaggccaaagatgaagaaattgaagatttttaccaacttaagcagtctgaaattgatctaacacgTAATCAAGATGCAGTCAAAATTATGggcgactggaatgtgaaagttggaaacaaagaagaaggattggtagttagaaactatgatggccttggtgatagaaatgatgccgaagatcacatgatagaattttgcaagaccaacaatttcttcattgcaaatattttttttcaacaacagaaaatggcgactaaacacatggacctcaccagatagaatatatAGGACTCAAATCAAGAACATCTGCGGAAAAACACAAtggcaaagctcaatatcatcagtcagaacaaagccaggggctgattgtggaacagaccatcagttgataatatgcaagttcaacttcaagttgaaaaaaataagaacaagccCATGATAGCCAAAATAGATAGTTAAAGACCATCTaattagagaccacctcaagaacagatttgaggcaatgaacactaatgactgaacgccaggcaagttgtggaatggcatcaaggacatcgtgTATGAAGAAAgccaaggtcattaaaaaggcacaaaagaaagaaaataccaaaatgaatgtccaaagagactctgaaacttgttcttgaacgtcgagttcctaagcaaaagaaagaaataatgagtaaaagagctgaacagaagatttcaaagggcagttggaaaagacaaagtactataatgaaatgtgcaaaaacctgaagatagaaagccaaaagggaagaacgtgctcagcatttctcaagctacaagaactgaataaaaaattcaagactcgaatTTCAGtagtgaaggtttctatggggaaaatattaatggacccaggaagcaccaaaagaagatagaaggaatatacggagtcattatgccaaaaacaattagtcaaagttcaagcatttcaagaggcagcatatgatcaggaactgatggtactgaagaaagaagtccaagctgcattgaggGGACTgctgaaaaccaaggctccaggaattgacagaatatcaattgagatgtttcaacaaactgatgcagcactagaagtgctcattagtctataccaagaaatatggaagacaggttcctggccaactgactggaagagatccatatttatgcctattccctagaaaggtgatccaaccgaatgtggaaattacagaacgattatcattaatatcacacgtaagcaaaattttgctgaagatcattcaaaaacagctgcagccgtgtattgacagagaactaccagaaattcaggctggattcaaaagaggatgtggaaccagggatatcattgctgatgtcagatggatcctggctgaaagcagagaataccagacggatgttcacctgtgttttattgactatgcaaaggcatttgactgtatggatcataacaaattatggacaacactgcgaagaatgggaattccagaacacttaactgtgttcgtgaggaacctttacatagatcaagaggcagttgttcagacaaaacaagaggatactgagtggcttaaagtaaaggaaggtgtgcatcagggttgtatcctttcaccatacctattcaatctgtatgtattcaatccgagaagctggactatatgaagaagaacggggcatcaggatcaaaggaagactcattaacaacctgagttatgcagatgacacaacactgtttgctgaaagtgaagaagacttgaagcccttactaatgaagatcaaagaccacagccttcagtatgggttacaccctaacataaagaaaacaaaaatcctcacaactggaccaataaccaatatcatgataaatggagaaagggttgaagctgtcaaggatttcattttacttggatctacaatcaacacccatggaagcagcagtcaagaaatcaaaagacacattgcattgggcaaatctgctgcaaaagacatctttaaagtattgaagagcaaagatgtcacttgaagactaaggtgcgtctgacccaggccatggtattttcaattgcatcatatgcatgtgaatgctgcacaatgaataaggaagaccgaagaaaaattgatgcctttgaattgtggtgttgacgaaaaatattgaatatatcatggagtgccaaaagaaggaacaaatctgtcttggaagaagtacaaccagaatgctccttagaagcgagaatggagagactctggctcacatactttggacatgttatcaggagggactggtccctggacaaggacttcacttttggtaaagtaaaagggtcagccaaaaaggggaagacctacacaatgagatgaattgacacagtggctccaaaaaTGAGCTCAGGTATAACactgatcatgagaatggtgcacgacacggtagtgttttgttctgttgtacatatggtctttatgagtcggagccaactccctGACACCTAACAACCAAAACAGTGGCTaatgaatcgacttgacggcatcagGTTAATGGCTAATGTATGgaccagtggttaaagagcttggctgctaaccaaaagtttggcagtttacatccaccacttgctccttggaaatcatgtggcacagttctactctgtcctataggggcactaggagttggaattgacttgatggcaacagggttttttggttaatggctaatgaaaaGAAATCTGGTTGCACGATGCttaggcattcagctgctaacctgaaggttggtggttcgaacacatcCAGTGtctcctaggaagaaagactcaaTAATCTGCTTCTTGAactattatagcctagaaaacacgTAAGACAGTGCTCCTCTGTctcatggtgtcactatgagttgaaatcaacttgacaacaccgaacaacaacaacagtattgactaattgagcatcttttcatgttcttgTTAGCCATTTTTATATTCAAATcttatgcccattttatgattgggttgtttgtctttttctagttGAATGCTaacttctttttatattctggctTTTAAGTCCTTGTCTGATACATGGTTTCTAAAAATTTTGtcccagtttgtaggttatctcttcactttgtttaataaagtcctttgatgtacaaaggattttaattttgatgagagctcatttatctattttgtgttttgttagtgtgcttttggtgtcatagctaACAAACTGTTTTTGAAGACTAGGTCCTGAAGAattatccctatgttttcttctgagagttttatggttttaggccTAATTTTTAGGTGTTAGATCTATATTGAGCtagttttcatatatggtgtgaaaTATGGGTCTAACTTCGACTTTTGTATGTgtaaatccagttttcccagcatcatttatcaaagagactattctttcccaatTTGATGGATTTAGTAACCTTCTCAAAGATTAATCAACCATAGATGTGTGTGCTTATCTCTGGGCTATCAatgctattccattggtctatatgtctatcattatactGGTACCAGATTGTtctaattactgtagctttaaaaTAGGTCTTGAGACCAGGGAGTGAGAGTcctcctactctgttctttttcaatatttctgTGGCTATTTTGGGCCCTTTGCAGTTCTATATAAAATTTAGGACCAGCTTTCCCACTTCTTCAAAGAAAAATGTTGGAATGTTGATGGGTAGCACATTCagtctatagattgctttaggtagtattgacatcttgacaatattaagtcttctgattCATAAGCATGGAATGCCCTCCCATTTATTTGGATGGTCTTTAacttctttcagtaatgtttttagttttcagtaCATAAGTTTTTTACCTCTATAGTTAAATTTGTTCAtaggcattttattcttttagatgcaatTGTAGATAGAAttgtttcctttatttccttTCAGATCATTTGTTCTTGGTGTATAAAAACATAACTGTGTTTTCTGTGATAACCTTATATCCTTCCACTTTCCTGAATTCATATATTGTGGATTGTCTGGAGTACAAAAAGTTCCCAGTTCACAAATATACGACTGATGGACAACTCCTAtctgccctttaatgttatgtaaatctgctctcactttgaaacaatCAAACCAACGCCTATGGAAAAATCCTTCATGACAATCACTTTCACTTGGTGCACATGCATCTCTGAAACCACGGAAAAGCTTTGAACCATTTattgctaaataagaactgtatgcacgTGTTCTGACTTATCTACAAATTCGTTTTAAAGATATACTCAGGAACTGATctcatttgtaacctggggaccaTCTGTATTCTATCTATAGAAAAGCTAGCTGCAAAAAGAGATAGCTTTACTCCTTCCTTCCCCATTTggatgcgtttttttttttttttttcctttttcttgccgaATTGCTCTAGTTAGAACTTGCGGTACCATACTGAGTAACAATGGCGTGGGGCACGGGGTGGGGGGTTTGaattttgtcaaaagccttttctgcctTGAATGAcatgattatgtggttctttaCCTTTGTCCTATTGATGTAGTGTAttatattgactgattttctaatgttgaaaccaccttgcattcctgggataaatcccatttgatcatggtgtataatccttttaacatgctgatggattcagtttgctagaattttgttcgaGATTTTAGTGTCTATATTTATCACAGatattggtttgtagttttctttttttgtggggtctttgtctggttttgtcaCCAGGGTGATGCTAGCCTCACAGAATTACTTAGGGAGAGTTCTGTCCTCTTGCAGTTTCCGGACATTTTAAGAAGGATTGGCATCTTTTGTTCTGTAAATGCTTGGTGGgattccccagtgaagctgtctggtccCGGACTTTTCCgtcttgggaggtttttgatatGGCTTTGGTATCTTCACATGTTATGTCTGTTGAAGTCTTGTCTTTCTTCTACACTTAATGATTTTACTGTCTTTACAAATttgttatctgtaaatgtctttgaTCCTCTAACATTCTTCAACATGCTTTAGCTGAGTGGCTCTAAAGTGGGTTTGTATAGAAAAGGGTGAATAGCACAGAAATCAATGAGGAAAGAGTTCTAGGAAGAATAATTTTACCACAATTGAGAAGAGTTGCTGAAGGGGGTGTATGTCTTAAGTGTGAATGCTTTACGTGTGAATTTCCTGAATTCAAATATAGACAAAGGGCTGGGTAACTATGTTCTTATTTCCTTTTACTGACCTTTCTTTACTTTCCCAAAGGTGTCTCTGCAACATGGACTCACAGAATCTAACACGTGTATCTGAATTTGTACTCTTGGGCCTCTCAGAAGATCCAGAACTGCAGTCCCTGCTCTTTGGACCTTTCTTGTCCATGTACCTGCTTGCTATGCTTGGAAACCTACTCATTATCCTGGTTGTGAGCTCTGACCTCCACCTTcgcacccccatgtacttcttcctctccaacctctCCTTGGCTGACATTGGTTTCACCTCTGTCACAATCCCAAAGATGCTTATGGATACCAATACACACCACAGAATCATCTCCTATGGTGACTGCCTGATTCAGTtgtcttttttcatattttttggaTGTATGGACAATCTTCTCCTGGGGGTGATGGCCTATGATcggtttgtggccatctgtcacccactTCACTATCCAATCATcatgaatcctaacctctgtggctTGATGGTTTTAGTGTCTTTTTTTCTCAGCCTTTTGGACTCCCAGCTGCACTGCTTGATGGTGTCACAACTTACCTTCTGCACGGAAGTGGAAattcctcatttcttctgtgatccTTCGCAACTCCTCAATCTTGTCTGTTCTATTGCCACCACCAAAAAAATACTAGTGTATATTCTTGGTGCCATCCTTGGAGGTGTTCCAGTTTCAGCAGTCCTTTTCTCTTATACtcgaatttttttctccattttgagaGTTCCATCATCAAGGGGGAAGTATAAAGCTTTTTCCACCTGTGGCTCTCACCTGTCAGTCGTTTGCTTATTTTATGGCACAGCTATTGGAGTGTACCTGAGTTCAGCTGTCTCACCTTCTCTCAGGAGTGGTGCAGCGGCCACAGTGATGTACTCTGTGGTcacccccatgctgaaccccttcatctacagcctgaggaacagggatATCAAGAAGGCCCTGCAGAGGCTCCTCAGCAGACCAGCATAATGTCAGTAACTGTGTCATTTTTTTGGTCCGTGGATTATAATaggcagaaaacaaaaagtgGCGCTTGAAAGCATGCTCCTTTGGTCACATAATCTTTGTAACTCTCATTGTTTTCATTCCCTTGATGTTTCATATCAGAATATTGATTATATGGCCTATTTGTGGGGACGTTAGGGATGTTTTGAAATTATACATGGTAATATATACCCAATTGAGTCCTATCACCCCTATAGAGCCTTCTGTATTTCTCATCTATGACACAGACATCCTGGTAAAATACACaactttctttaataaaaaatgcAATCCACAACCTTTTCCAAAGTTCATGACTAATGTCCATACAACAACTGCATCTGTCTTATTCATTTATATAGTTTAGATGTAAGAATGTTTGTTATTAGTCCTCAGAGTTGGTTTCATATTGGAATCATCTGGTGAAATTTAAAGACACTCTTGCCTGAGTTGTACCACTAGGGATGGTGATTATTTAGATTGAGGTGTGTGGTGAGATTTTTCAAAGTACCTCAAGATGTGCCAGTGGGCAGACAAGGTTGGAGACTATCTAAATAAGGCCATTGTTCAAAAATGACTAATATGCCTTGGGTCCTTTATTCCTCATGAGGAGATGCTGAAGATCTGAAAGCAATCAGAGCTCACAATGGAGAAGGTATGAAAGAACTtcaggcaatgggatttttttcaaTGTTCCTGGAAATTGTTCTTCAAAAATCTTCTCCCTTCATATCATAGAGCTCGTCATATGTGCTGGATATTAAGCTCTTGTGTCTCTGCTCCAAACTCACCTTTCTACATACTATTGGGGATGCCAGAGTACAAGTCATCCCATCTCTGCTCTGATTTCCATTTGACTTTCTTGCAATGTTCTTccaatatttttctataaagataaaaaaaaaaagcaacccggTAATCCAACCTTTTCACTATACTTCTTGTTCTTTGTCATGATCACTACCTCCTGTAGGTAATAGCTCAgtgttatccctttttttttccttttat
This DNA window, taken from Elephas maximus indicus isolate mEleMax1 chromosome 3, mEleMax1 primary haplotype, whole genome shotgun sequence, encodes the following:
- the LOC126071175 gene encoding olfactory receptor 7E24-like; amino-acid sequence: MDSQNLTRVSEFVLLGLSEDPELQSLLFGPFLSMYLLAMLGNLLIILVVSSDLHLRTPMYFFLSNLSLADIGFTSVTIPKMLMDTNTHHRIISYGDCLIQLSFFIFFGCMDNLLLGVMAYDRFVAICHPLHYPIIMNPNLCGLMVLVSFFLSLLDSQLHCLMVSQLTFCTEVEIPHFFCDPSQLLNLVCSIATTKKILVYILGAILGGVPVSAVLFSYTRIFFSILRVPSSRGKYKAFSTCGSHLSVVCLFYGTAIGVYLSSAVSPSLRSGAAATVMYSVVTPMLNPFIYSLRNRDIKKALQRLLSRPA